The nucleotide sequence GCAAGTTGCTAACAGAAGCATGACACCAGAGTTATGCAACCTCTCATTTTTAAACTTATGTTGTACTCAATACTTCAACAGTCTTAAAATTAAAATCCCACTTAGAtttttttaattattcttatacaATCTTAACTTTAAATGTGTTTGCTCGCAATATTTGATGAAAGTTACTTTGATGAATACATATTTTAAAATCGAATCCATTTATATAATTTCATTGaatattatatatcataaaataaaaatatttaaaattaaaatttaaaaaaaaaatgtaaaaaagcTAAGGGACAGTTATTTTAGAACGAACAAGTAATTTTTTGTAATTGTAATTCTAGTCGCTTGCTTGCTATATTTGTAGACGATTTATTAAGGATCTCGAATCGTTGGTGACTCGATCTAGAGGCGAAAAACACTAAAACGCGGATCAATCGAATAACGTGTCGTATCGGGGTCGAATTAGTCGAACCTAGGCCAAGAACTAGATTAGAACGACTCCTAACAGTGTTATTCGGTGGCCATTGGGTGTAGGGAATGAATGGAACGAAAAGAACACGGTTAGTGTTAAGGGAATGAGTAACCTCATAAAGAAggtctaaacccgtatatatactgtcaCCAGACACAGTCGGCCTACTGTCTGAGACAGTTGGTCGACTGTGTGTATTCAATAGTCACAAGTACAATGTTAAACGTTATTACATGTCTGTATTCTAACATAACCATAAGTGGCGGAACTAGGATATTTTTCACCGgatgtaaaaataaaaattaaaaaaaacgtagaatttttttaggcaaaatatgaaggttttgggtGGAAAGATTGAGGTTTCTAGGCAAATTATGGGGGGGTTTTAGACAAAATCTGagggtttttgggcaaaatttgaaagttttgAAGCAAAAGTTGGAGAAATTTGGGCAAATCTTGAAGGTTTTGAGGTAAactatgtaggttttggggcaaacaAAAATCCACTGGGGTAAAATCGAAAAATCAAAATTTTATACTGAAAATTGCTAATCCACTGGGGCGGGCGACCCACCCTGCCCCCAAATAGTTTCACCCATGATAACCATTCTATGAACTAGGAATTACAAATATACACCAACAATATATTTAGCAAGAGCAGCTACATACACGCTAATTGTATTTCCTAAAAGTACGTTAAAATTTTGTACAAGATATTCCTCATGTTGAAGCTTTGAAATATCAATAAACGTacgagtagtttttttttttttttttatttgttcacATGTATACTAACTCAAAAATTAAAATGAAAATCAAACctttgttttgaaaactttagttgTCTTGTCCCCAGTCAAGCATTTACGCGAATAAAAAAAAGTTCCACATAGGTGTTTAAAGGTGAGGGACCTTGTATATATAGGTCAAAGGAGAAGGGAGATAGGTCATAATCATCCAACGTCTTATCTTTTACGAGAAAAATAAAAAAAGAACGGAGATAATCCTGTATTTTTAGGCAAGAAATCAACAAACTTCACTTTCTGCAAGTATTAGGCTAAAGCTCGAGTCTTGTGATTAAAGGTGACCAATTCTTTTCAATATTTTGAATGCATACATTTATATTTCCGGTTATTTCTATCCGGGTTtgctttattttaattaatttatcatGCAATGCAATGCAATGGGTTTTTGAAGTTGAGATTTTAATTTAATAGGTACGAGATTTTTGTTATAACTCAATATATATGTGTctgtttttcatttgtaatttgtagggtttaaacttagttaattatttgtTTATTCTGTTTTCTCTGGTGGGGTTTGAACTTGGATACTTTTGATGTAACTGTTGCATATTGTAGACAAAATAAGTTTTGTGCTTTTGTGAAAAGTTTCACTTTAACTTTGTGCACTTGGCATCTTCTTGTTTTTACTCCATACGGACCATATATTACGGAAGTCATCTAAGGGTTGTCGGGTTGTTTCGGTTCTCTGATTTTGGCAATGCCGTTGCGTCCAGCATTTTTCCCGATGGTTCGGTGTTTTGTCGGGAATGGTTTAAGTGCTTCCATTTTACAGTAGTGTTTTAGATTTTAGCCTTTTTAACCACGCAGGCTTGCCTGAGCGGCCACCGAATTGCCGAATGAAGCATACCACCCGTGTTCGATTCATGACTATGCCAAATCGTTAAAAAAGGAGTGTGACCAGAGGATGCGCGATGtcacgctcggggggcttgattacccgaggtttaccCTCTATGGGGAGCCAATGTGATCGTTCAGGGATTTCCTAgctaatccaaaaaaaaaaaagattttagcCTTGTTAACGGTTTACCTACTCTGTTGGTAGTTTGTTGATGGTTTGGTTTAGCTTGTTAGTTTTCGCTTCTTGCGGTTTTTTTTAGTCTAAAAAAAATCAGTAACCGCATTAGATTAGGATCCTCTCAAATTATAAGATAACTTGATTGATAGGTCATGGTTTTTGTTAAGAAAAATGTATGTACGGGCAATTGTTCTAAtcttaatttatttaatttttatatttcaCAACTTGGCATTATCATTGATAAATTTTAATGTGATCAATGATTGATGATAAACTTTATTAAAATTTACCCAATTATCTGTATGTTTTGGTGCAGAAATCTCAATATATAGCTTATGGGTTTGTCCTTATCACTGTTATCATCAGCCTGGGAAGAAATCTTGAACCACAGCTTTTTATTCTTGCCTTATGAACTCAATATCGTTTCTAATGCCGAAAAGTGCAACAAGTCCGAATCACAACCAACATTGAAAGAACCCGAATATTCATTTGTTGAATTGAGTAGAAGAAATTCAATCAATTTGAAGAACCATGAGCCCTTAAAAATTATACTTGATACCACCCTGTCTTTCAAGAATCTAATAGTTCAGGACTTGAAAAAACCAGAACCCAAAAAATCAGAACTTAAAACAAGAGGTTTGACTTCTCCAGGGTCAGCCGTATTCTTCTCCCCTCGGCCCGTCAGTGAACTCAATGCTGCTGCAACTACAGTTCAGAAAATATACAAAAGTTACAGAACAAGAAGGAATCTAGCTGATTGTGCAGTAGTTGTTGAGGAGTTATGGTTAGTTTCGATTGATTCCAAGATGAACCCATTTTGGTTACTAATAATAGAAACGAGCTATAGTTTGACTTTGACTCTGGGTCAATGTTTTATTTGGTTTATGAAATCCGTTGTAAGTTTGGTTTTCTGAATCCGGATGATATGTTGTTGTAGGTGGAAGGCTTTGGATTTTGCAGCCTTGGATCGGAGTTCTGTTTCGTTTTTCAATGTTGAAAAACCTGAAACAGCCACTTCACGGTGGGCCCGGGCACGTACTAGAGCTGCAAAAGTGGGTAAGGGTCTATCCAAGAATGAAAAGGCTCAAAAATTGGCCTTGCAACATTGGCTTGAAGCCGTGAGTACTTTTCTTAAAACCGTATCATGGTTTGGTGGTTAACTGATTTGTTACTTAAATTGTTTCCTGAAATGTTTCTTATTGCGCCTGCCTGCAGATCGACCCACGCCATCGCTATGGCCATAATTTGCACATTTACTATGATATTTGGTTTGAAAGCGAAAGCTGTCAACCTTTTTTCTATTGGTAAGTTAAGTGGCTTCTCAAATAAACACATGTACCGGGAGATGACATAAAATTGTACTCAAATGTACACGGTCTAGTCGGATCAAGATTTGAACCTGAGACCTTTTTATGAGTATATCGACACCAACCATTAGGCCATGTTGTGATTGTTAATGTTTGTAAACATATAATAATGCATAGTTCATAAATCCTGATGTTGTTCTTTTTTGGCATTGTGAAGGTTGGATATTGGAGATGGGAAAGAAATAAATCCTGAAAAATGTCCGAGGGTGCGTCTACAACAACAATGTGTCAAATATTTAGGCCCTGTAAGCTTGTTCTCACTACCTTCTTTTACGTGCaacttatatattttcataaaaaggtCAACATATTTTCATTATTCCTGTCTAAACGACCTTTGTTAAAAAAACAGAACGAAAGGGAATCATACAAAGTGATAGTTGAAAAGGGGAAGCTTGTTTACAGACAAAGTGGTCTGCTTTTGGAAACCGTTGAGGGTACTAAATGGATCTTTGTTCTTGACACGTCAATGAACTTATATGTTGGCCAGAAGAAAAAAAGGCTCTTTTCAACATTCAAGTTTCCTATCAGGTGGTGCCACCACTGCTGCCGGAAGATTAGTGGCACATGGCGGCGTTCTTGAGGCACAACTCCACTTATATGCATACACACTATTTTTATGCGTTTAACCATATAATATAATATGAATAAATAAAGTTGTGAATAAATAtgaataataactaattaatatattaattaatattaatttcaGGCAATCTGGCCTTACAGTGGTCACTATCTCCCAACAGAAGAAAACTTTAGGGACTTTATTTGCTTCTTGGAGAGAAACAATGTTGATCTCACAAATGTTAAGGTACACTTTACATGACAATGCATAAATGAGTATCATTTACAGTGTTCTGTTCATTAATTAgccaattaatatatttaaaataaaattaatgCAGAGATGCTCGGTTGACGATGACGACGTGGGATTTTCATTTAAGGTCACCGAACCCGAAACCAAACCTAAACCATTGGTCATTCCACGAGCACGACCACAGGACATTCTAAGTGCACCTACTACTAATGCAAAACATGCAAGCACACCTAGCTTTATTCAAGGTCTAACCAACGGTCCCTTTTCTAGCAAGTGGACCTCTGGTACGGGTCCACGGATCGGCATTGTTCGGGATTATCCTAGCGATCTTACACTTCGAGCCCTTGAACATGTTAACTTATCTCCGCGTATGATTCCAGGGAACTTGGGGCCAATCCCGTCACCTAGACCGAGCCCGAATGTGAGACTCTCTCCTAGGATTTCACACATAGGACACCCCAGTCCTAGGACCCCAATTACCgctaattaattaacctaataacagATTTCATTTGATTGAGGGTTTGACCTTTTGTATAAAGGTGCTTACATTCTTTTTTACCTACTTGAGAAAAGGTCAAAGGCTGCTGGGATGGGTTCAAactaatatgaaaaaaaaaaaaaaaaaattttgaacccTTGAGTCTTTTaattttttcattattattttatttttgaaatgtattgcttACGCATAGGTTCATTGTATAATGATACGTTATAAACTTATAATATGTTTGATCATTGTacaccagtttttttttttttttttttttaattgtacaACAGTTTTGATGAATGCTCCGTTTATGCAGTAGTTGGGTTTGTACTTTATTAGCTGATTATTATTTCATTTCTTTGTAAACAcaatataaaatacatataaagAATCAAATCCAATATCACATTCATTTCTTTGGTCAAAAGAAcaaaaaatattgactataacatatcatACAACGAGGAACAAAAAGGATTATATTTAATATGGTTTTTCTTTTTTCGGCGTATACTCTATAGTCAATATATAATAACATTAACATTCAAAgaagtaaatgaatgaaataagataaaatCTTGTTTAATAAAGTATTTCTACTCAAGATCAAATCTTGTACATCTCTACTTGTCCATCAAATTCAATAGCTGTAAACATTACTGTATTAATAAAGTCAAACCTCAAATTCACAAATCCAGTTTACAACTAatattgcttttttttttttttttttttttttggcaaaaaagagATTATATTAAAAAGCATTTTACAGAGAGTGAAATACAAGCAACATATTGCTCAAACTAAAATACAAGGCTTGGACTAAAATACAAGCAACACAACCAACTCTAAAAGGTTTATGGACAAGCCCATGAAACCCCTATACAAGCCACACTCTAAACAAGAACAAGACAATGACAGTATACAATAAAACAATTTCACACATCAAACTAGAAGCCATGGTTGCTccttccaaatataaaattgatatcCCTTCACAATATTTGCATTAGCCAACCATTGAAAGACCTTCAACTTCACTTGATCAACTATTATGGGCCACGCTTTACGGACATCATTAAAAACCAAATCATTTCTCGCTAGCCAAATGAGCCAATACGCAACCGGACCGATCAATCTCCACGCTTTTTTAGCTTTACGTCCTAAAACATGAAAACAATCAATAGAAAAATCACTAACGGAAGAAGGCATCACCCATGAAACATTCCACCAATTGAACAACGCCGACCAAATGTTTCGAGACCATGAACAATGAGCCAATACGCAACTAATATTGCTTGTAAGCCAGTAATAAATACTAGATGCATAAACAAATCAAACTTAAAATTAACATGACCGACATAATAAAATATCAAAAATAGAACTTTTGACAAAG is from Rutidosis leptorrhynchoides isolate AG116_Rl617_1_P2 chromosome 10, CSIRO_AGI_Rlap_v1, whole genome shotgun sequence and encodes:
- the LOC139872267 gene encoding LOW QUALITY PROTEIN: IQ domain-containing protein IQM1-like (The sequence of the model RefSeq protein was modified relative to this genomic sequence to represent the inferred CDS: deleted 1 base in 1 codon), with product MGLSLSLLSSAWEEILNHSFLFLPYELNIVSNAEKCNKSESQPTLKEPEYSFVELSRRNSINLKNHEPLKIILDTTLSFKNLIVQDLKKPEPKKSELKTRGLTSPGSAVFFSPRPVSELNAAATTVQKIYKSYRTRRNLADCAVVVEELWWKALDFAALDRSSVSFFNVEKPETATSRWARARTRAAKVGKGLSKNEKAQKLALQHWLEAIDPRHRYGHNLHIYYDIWFESESCQPFFYWLDIGDGKEINPEKCPRVRLQQQCVKYLGPNERESYKVIVEKGKLVYRQSGLLLETVEGTKWIFVLDTSMNLYVGQKKKGSFQHSSFLSGGATTAAGRLVAHGGVLEAIWPYSGHYLPTEENFRDFICFLERNNVDLTNVKRCSVDDDDVGFSFKVTEPETKPKPLVIPRARPQDILSAPTTNAKHASTPSFIQGLTNGPFSSKWTSGTGPRIGIVRDYPSDLTLRALEHVNLSPRMIPGNLGPIPSPRPSPNVRLSPRISHIGHPSPRTPITAN